The following proteins are co-located in the Cryptosporangium phraense genome:
- a CDS encoding MBL fold metallo-hydrolase: MAIGSLLFVGNATVLLRLGGFTVLTDPNFLHRGEFAYLGYGLVTRRLTEPAIALDSLPPLDVVVLSHLHGDHFDRRASRGLDRTTPIVTTPHAARRLIRRGFRSSAPLSPWTAWESTRGNETLRVTAVPGQHGPAVVHRLLPPVMGSVVDLLVDGDRAFRLYISGDTLHRPWLGEIAERFDGIDAALVHLGGTRVLGVLVTMDGKQGADLVELIRPSTVYPVHYDDYRAFKSPLAAFTAEASRRGIGGVQELRRGQTVPLSPAVSNQK; the protein is encoded by the coding sequence ATGGCCATCGGAAGCTTGCTGTTCGTCGGGAACGCCACCGTGCTGCTGCGGCTGGGCGGGTTCACGGTCCTCACCGACCCCAACTTCCTGCACCGGGGTGAGTTCGCGTACCTCGGCTACGGCCTGGTCACGCGACGGCTGACCGAGCCCGCGATCGCGCTGGACTCGCTGCCGCCGCTGGACGTCGTCGTGCTCTCTCACCTGCACGGCGACCACTTCGACCGGCGGGCGTCCCGGGGGCTCGACCGCACGACGCCGATCGTCACGACCCCGCACGCGGCCCGGCGGCTGATTCGTCGCGGGTTCCGTTCGTCGGCGCCGCTGTCGCCATGGACGGCCTGGGAGTCGACCCGGGGGAACGAGACGCTCCGGGTGACCGCGGTGCCCGGGCAGCACGGGCCGGCCGTCGTCCACCGGTTGCTGCCACCGGTGATGGGCAGCGTCGTGGACCTGCTCGTGGACGGGGACCGGGCGTTCCGGCTGTACATCAGCGGGGACACGCTGCACCGACCCTGGCTCGGCGAGATCGCCGAGCGCTTCGACGGCATCGACGCGGCACTCGTCCACCTCGGTGGCACGCGGGTGCTCGGCGTCCTGGTGACGATGGACGGGAAGCAGGGGGCCGACCTGGTGGAGCTGATCCGCCCGTCGACGGTCTACCCCGTTCACTACGACGACTACCGGGCGTTCAAATCCCCGCTGGCGGCGTTCACGGCCGAGGCGTCCCGGCGGGGTATCGGCGGGGTGCAGGAGCTTCGACGCGGTCAGACGGTTCCGCTCTCACCTGCTGTTTCGAACCAAAAGTGA